Genomic window (Candidatus Binatia bacterium):
CGGGTGATCATCCGGGCGGCGCGTGTGGGCTCGTATCGGGTCGTGGTCGGAGCCGCGGACGCTTCCGGCGAGATCACGGATACGTTCCTGGTGACCATTGAGGATCACGCGATCCACCATGCTCCCCGGTTCGAATCCATCTCGAACCTCACCGTGGATCAGGGCGCGAGGGCGAGCGAAACGCTCGTAGCGACGGACGCCGACGGCGACGATCTTCGAATCGAGCTCGTTCGCGGCCCGCGCTATGTCGGGCTCGGTTCGCCGCGGTACACGCCGGGGAGGGCGGAGCGCGACATCGGCGCAACCCCGGGAGGCATGGACGTGAGCGGCACGGCGCTCGTCCGGTGCACCGATGGGCTTATCGAAACCCAGGACTCGCTGCAGGTGGTCGTCAACGACGTCAACTTCGCTCCGAGGTTCGAGTGGCGTCCCAGCTCGGAATCGTGCGCGGCGCAGGGCGAGAACGGCTGGGTCGACCTTCCGTTCTTCGATGCCGACGGGGACTCCATGGCCCTGAGTACGGAGGGCCTTCCGCCGTGGGCTCGCGCGGAATGCTTCACGTTTCCCCGCATTCCGTTGGGCTACGTGTCCCTGTATCTGCAGCCGCAGCGTGCGGACAGCCTGGGCCGATATCCGGTACGGGTGCGGATCCTCGACCCGGCCGGTCGGTCTGCCGAAGCCTCCGTAACGATCGTGCTGGAGCCGCCTGGAAGTTGCGGCGGAAATGAGCCTCCGGTCTGTCCGATCTGCGCATCGTCCCCGTTGCCACCGACCGCGGTGGTGGGGGGCCCCTACAAGGGCGTGGCCGGAGTCCCGATTTCGTTCGACGGCAGGCAGTCGCATTCGGACGGCGCGATCCAATACCGCTGGGATTTCGGAGACGGTGCGAAGGCATCAGGTCCCAACCCCACCCATGTGTACTCGAGCGGCGGGGACTTCCGTGTCCTGTTGAGTGTTTGGAATCCGGGAGGCGTGAGCAGCGATTCGGCTCTGGTTCGGGTGGCCGCCGGGTACCCGGTGCGTGCCTTCCTGAGCCCGGCGGGCCGGCCGCTCGTGTCCGTTGCCGGCAACGAGCGATTCCCCGTCTTCGTCGAATCCCCCGAGAGCACGTATACCGCGCAGGAGATCGATCCGGCCTCCATCGTCGTCGGACGATCCGAGACGTTCCCGGGAGCAGGTGTCGTGAACGGGCGCGACGCCCGTCTGGGTGATTCGGACAAGAACGGCGTGCCGGATCTCGAAGTCGCCTTGTCGGGCGATGCGCTGCGCTCCTTGGTCGCATCCGCAAGCGGGAGGAGCGAACTGGACCTGAACGTCGAGGGACGGCTCACGGGCGGGGGTCACCTGGTTGGCAGCCTGCGGCTGACCGCTCTGGGGACGCCGGCGAAGTCCGGTCGCGCGGTCGTCGGGCCCAACCCGATGAATCCCGCGGGCACGTTCTACTTCGACGTGCCCCGGAGCGGGCCTGTGAGCGTTCGAATCTACGAGGTGGGCGGGCGGCTCGTGCGCACCCTGGTGGATGCCACCGTGCCGGCCGGTCCGATGACGGTTTCGTTCAACGGCCGCGACGGGAAGGGACGGGAGCTGGCGACCGGGATCTACTTCTATCGTATCGAAACAACGGGAGGGCGCCAGGTAGGACGGATTTCACTTCTCAAGTGAGATAAGGCGGCCCCGAACGGCAGAGGGTCAGCGCTCCCAGACGGGAGCCCAGTCGTCGGTGCGGATCAGGGTGCCGGCGACGATGCCGAGCACCAATCCTGAGCCGGCGCCGGCCGCCCCGTAGATGACCGTGGCGACCCATTGATCCCGGCCATTCTCCTCGGAGGTGCTGATCAGCGCTCCGATGCCGGCGCCCAGGACCAGCCCCAGGAACGCTCCGGCGAGCGTGTGGCCGTGACTGCCGGAGCGGCGGTCGAGACCCTCGATCGCCTTGAACTCCAGACGGGATTCGTGACGCAGCCGCCTGTCAGATGCGAGATACAGCGTCTCCGGCGTGGCCGCGAGGAAGCGGGCGCGGAAGGAATCGTCGGAGCGCAGTCGGACGCGGATGGGATCGCCGCGCTGGAGGTCCATGAACGGGGAAGAGGTTCGGAGCACGGTCTCCGGGTCCTCGGCCCGTGCGAGGGTCGCGAGACCACAAAAGAGAACGAGCCCCAATCCGGCGCAGATCAGGGCTCGCGTCCAAACGAATATGGGCACCGCTACCGGGCGACCTTGACGGGATACGCCTCCAGCGCGCCCTTGAGGATTTCCATCGCCTTCCGCAGCGCGCCCTCCTCGAGCACGTACGCGAAGCGGATCTCGTTCTTGCCCCGGCCGGGCGTGGCGTAGAAGCCGTCGCCGGGCGCGACCATGACGGTCGCCTTGTCCTTCCGGTAATTCTGAAGTAACCAGATCACGAACTCCTCGGCGTCCGGAACGGGGAGCTCGGCCATCAGGTAGAAGGCGCCCTCGGGCTTGCGCGCGAACGCGCCGGGGATGTGCGACAGCCCCTCCATCACCAGGTCGCGGCGCTTCTTGAACTCGGCCACGACGCCGTCCGTGTAGGACTTCGGCACCTGGTCGATCACGGCGGCGGCGTACTGCCCGATGCTCGGCGGGGACAGGCGCGCCTGCGCGAACTTCAAGCAGGCGTCGCGCACGCCGGCATTCTTGGAGACCAGCGTCCCCACGCGGGCCCCGCACATGTTGAGCCGCTTGGAGATCGAATCCACCAGCACCACGCGTTCCGCGGCCTTGGCGCGCGTCATCGGCGACTCGTGCCGGGCGCCGTCGTAGATGAACTCGCGATAGGCCTCGTCGGTGATGATCCAGAGGTCGTGCTTCATCGCGAGGTCGACGATGGCGTCGATCTCGGCCGCGGTGTAGGCCGTGCCGGTCGGGTTCGACGGCGCGCAGATCAGGATGCCGCGGGTCTTGGGCCCGATGGCCCGCTCGATCGCCTCGACCGGCGGCAGGTGGTAGCCGGTGCGGCCGTCGCAGGGGATCGGCTTCACGCCGACGCCTGCGACCAGCGCCATGGTCGCGTAGTTCGTGTAGAACGGCTCGAAGACGATGCACTCTTCACCCGGCTCGAAGAGCGCCCAGAACGCGAACTGGAGCGCCTCACTCCCGCCCACGGTGGTAAGCACCTCGGCCGGGGAGACGTCGAGTCCGACGCTCTTGTAGTAGCGCGACATCCCTTCGCGGAATTCGGGAATGCCGGGCGACGGTGCGTACGGCACGTACTTCCCGGGGTAGTTCCGGATCCGCTCCATCACGATCTCCGGCGTGGGGAGATCGGGCTGGCCGATGTTCAGCTGGTAGACTTTCACGCCCTGGCGCGTGGCCTCCTCCGCGTACGGCGCGAGCCGCCGGATGGGGGAAGCCTGCGCGTCGCGGCCCCGTGTCGAAATCTTCATGTCCGCCCTCCTCGTTTCGTCCGCCCAGCGCCCGCGCGCGCCTTGGTCTTGGTTCGCTTGCTCTTGGACCGTTCGCCGGCCGCGCCGCCGGCCCCTTCGAGGATCGCGGCGATCAGCGCCGCCGTCTGCTCCAGATCGGTCGCGTGGACCAGCGATCCGACGCCTCCCGTCCGTCGCGCGGGGATCGCGATGACCGCGGTCGGGACGCCGCTCCGGGCCGCGCGCACGGCGCGGGCGTCGCTTCCCTCCCCCTCGCGGATCAGGTACTGGAGCGGGACGCGCGCGGCGCGCGCCGCCTTGCGGACCCGCTCCAGCATCTCCGGGTGCGCCAGGAATCCCTGCTCCTTGAGCGTGACGCAGGGTCCCTTGCCGAGCGAGAAGCCGCTGGTCTCCTTGGGCTCACCCAGGTGCGCCACGTCCACGACGACCGCCATCTCGGGGTCGATCCCGAAGGTGCCGGTCGTGGCGCCGCGGGCGCCCAGGTCCGATTGCGCCGTGAAGACCGCATGCACATCGTAACGCACCCGCCGGGCGCGCGTGAGGGCGTGGACCAGCGCGGCGCAGCCGGCACGGTCGTCGAGGTTGGCCGAGCACCAGTAGTCGCCGAGGCGCGCTGGCCGGTCGTCGATGGCGGCCACGTCGCCCACGTCGAGCGGGCGGCTCCCATTCGCGCGCGTCGCGCGACGCCCGGCGGCCCTGCCGACTCCGGTCTCGACCAGAAGCTGGTCCATCTCGGGGTCGGCGCCCTCCTTCCGGTCCCAGCTCACGATCGCGGCGCGGCCGTCCTCGAAGCGGAGCGGCGCGCCCACCAGCTCGGCCGGCCTCCGGCCGCCCAGGATCGACAGGCGCGCCTGTCCCGTCTCGCCGTCGAGCCTCGTGACGATGATCCCGGGCGCGTCCATGTGCGCGGCGAGCAGGAGCCGCGGCCCCTCGCCGGCGCGGTGCAGATGCAGATTCCCGATCGCGTCCTCCTCCCACGTTCCGGCGCCGCGCAACAGGCGCCGCAGCACGGAGCGGACCGCGGACTCACGGCCCGGAGGTCCATAGGCGGCGAGCAGCGGCTGGAGCAGGGAATCCAGGGCCGCGGCGGATTTCAGGGAAGCGGGGCTCATGATTCCGACCACTCCTTTCCGATCGCGCGCAGGGCGTGCCAGACGAGCTCCACCGTGCGCCGGGCGTCGCGCACGTCGAGGTATGCGGCGGGCGCATGGATGTAACGGCAGGGAACCGAGACGACCGCCGAGGGAACGCCGGCCCCGGAGAGCGCGATCCTTCCCGCGTCGGTGCCGCCGATGCCGGGCCGCTTCCACTGGGTCGGGATGCGCCGCTCCGCCGCCGTGCGGCGAAGCAGGTCGACCAGCCGCGCGTCGGCCATGAGGCTCCGGTCGTGCACGGTCAGCGTGGGTCCACCCCCCATGCGCGGGGCGCTCTCCTCGGGGCCGGCGCCGGGCGTCTCGCCGGACGCGGTGCCTTCGAGCACGATCGCCAAGTCGGGCGCGACCCGGCGCGCCGCGGCCGTGGCGCCGCGCAGGCCGACCTCCTCCTGGACCGACCAGACCGCGGTCACCGGGACCGGGGGCCGCTCCTGGACCAGGCTCGCGAGCACCGCGCACCCCGCGCGGTCGTCGAAGGCCTTCCCCTTGCGAACCGACCCCCAGGCCTCGTAGGTGGTGTCGAACACGGCGGTGTCGCCGATCGCGACGTGCCGCATCGCGTCCTCGCGCGACGAGGCGCCGATGTCGATGTAGAGGTCGTCGGCCGCGATGACCTTGTCCTCCTCGGTATGCGACACCAGATGGGGGGGCAGGATTCCGGTCACGCCGCGAACGCCGGCGCCGCCCACCCGGAACACCTGTCCCACGAGGACGCGCGGGTCGATGCCGCCCGCGCGCCGGAAGCGGAGGCGGCCTTCCTTCTCGATGGCGGTGATCATGAAGCCCACTTCGTCCATGTGGGCGCAGAGCATCACGTGGGGAAGACGTCCCTTCCGGGCCGAGCCGTTCGTCCGCGCGTTTCCGTTCCGGACGCCGGCGCCCTCGACCCCGATGCGCGCGACGAGGCTGCCCATCGCGTCCACCTCGAGCGTGTCCACCCGGTCGCGCACGGCGGCCGCGACGATCTCGCGCACGCGATGCTCGTCGCCGCTCACGCCGGCCGCGTTGGAGAGCGATTCCAGGAAGTCCTCGCGGAAGGCCGGGGCCGCGCCGCGAGCGCCGTTCGCGCTCACTTGAGCACCTCGGTCACGCTCCAGTCGGACGCCAATCCGGCGACGTAGCCGGCGAGGAGACGCGCGCACGCGTCCACATCGCGAGGCTCCACCGTCTCGACGCCGCTGTGCATGTAGCGGCAGGGAATGCCGAGCACCGCGGTGGGGATCCCCTCCCGCGCGATCTGGATGTCCATGGCGTCGGTGCCCGACGAGGCGGGATAGGCCTCGACGTGATAGGGGATCTTGAGCGAGCGCGCCGTGGCGCGGAGCCCCTCGAAGACGCGAGGATGCACGTTCGAGCCCACGGTGAGGCCGGGGCCGCCGCCGAGCGGGATCGTGTCCGCCTCGCGGGCGCCGAGCATGTCGCCGTGGCTCACGTCGATCGCGATGCCGAGCCTCGGGTCCACGCGCTCGGTCGCGGTGCGGGCGCCCAGGAACACGGTGCCGAACTCCTCTTCGATGGTGGCCACGCCGACCACGTCCCATTCCGGGCGGCGGTCGCGCAGCAGCTCGAGCGTCCGGATCACGACGACGACGCCCGCGCGGTCGTCCATGCCGGGGGAAGCGATCCTCCCGTTCAGGAGATCCACGGGCGGCTGGCGCAGCGTGACCATGGTGCCGATCGGGACGCGCCGCCGCACCTCGGCCTCGGGGCGTCCCGTATCCAGGTAGAGCTCGTGCAGCGGCACCACCTTCTCCGACTCGCCGCGCGCCTGGAGATGGGGCGGCTTGGTTCCGAAGAGCGCCGGCATCGGCGGCTTGGAGTGCACCATCACCTCCTTGCCGGGCAGCGTGCGCGGATCGAAGCCGCCGACCGAGGTGACGCGGAGAAAACCCCCCTTCTCGATCCGCTTCACGAGGAACCCGATCCGGTCCATGTGGGCGGCGAGAAGCGCGCGCGGCCGCGGCGTTTCGCCCGTGCCGTCGATCCACCCGTAGACGTTCCCGATCGGATCGCGCGTCACGCGATCGGCGAACTGGCCGAAGACGCGCGCGATCTCCGGGGCGGCGGCGTGCTCGTGTCCGGGAACGCCGGGGAGCGACGTGATGTGCCGGAGCCAGTCGGCCGTGGATCCGTGGCGCACATCGATCGCGGTGGGCATAGAAGCCAGAATTTAGTCCACCCCTCCCATGCAGGCAACGTAAACTCCGCGCCCACATGGACCGTCTGCGGATCGCCGTGGCGCTCCCGCATCTCGGGGTCTACGGCGGCGTCCGCCGTTTCCTCGAGCTGGGCCGGGTCTGGTCGGAGCGGGGGCACGAGGTCGCCCTGGCCACGCCCCCCGGCGCGCGGGAGGCCGCCCCGTGGCTTCCGTTTCCGGGCCGCGTCACCTCGCTGGAGGCGCTGCCGGCCGAGCGCTGGGACGTCCTCCTCTCGCCCGACCCGCGGCTCTTTCAGGAAGTCCGGCTACCGGGCGCCTTGCGCGTCTTCTACGCGGTGCTCGAATGGGCGCCCGGCGCGATCCACGCGTGGCGTGGCGCCGACCTCGTGCTCGCCAATTCCGAGGGGATGGCGCGCCACCTCCGCCGCAGGCGCGTCCGCGCCGTGCACGCGCCGGGGGGCGTGAACTTCGCGACGTTCCATCCTCCCGCGGAGGATCCGCGACCGAGGGGTCCCGTGGACGAGCCGGTGCGGGCGCTGGTCTACGGGAGGCTCTCGCGGCGGCGCAAGGGGACGCTGGCCGCGGCGCAGGCCGTGGACCGCGCGGCGCGGCGGACCGGCGTGCGCGTGTCGCTCACGCTCTTCGACGCGCCCCCCTCGGGAGCCGCCCCGCCGAGCGAGCCGCTGCCGATTTCGGTGCCGCACCGCTGGGTCCTCCACCCCTCCCAGGAGACGCTGGTCGCGCTGTACGGCGAGGCCGATCTCTTCGTGAGCGCGGAGCGCCGCGCGGGGTGGTGCAACACGGCGGCGGAAGCGATGGCCTGCGGCGCGGCGGTGGTCTGCACGCGGAGCGGCACGCTCGACTTCGCGCGACACGGCGACACGGCTCTCGTCTCGCGATTTCCGTGGAGCTGGACGCTGGCGCGTCACGCCGAGGCCCTGCTGCGCGATCCGGAGCGGCGCGGGGCGATCGCCGCGCGCGGGCGGGCGCGCATCGCGGAGTTTCCCTGGGAGCGCACCGCGGCGATCATCGAGACGGCGATTCTGGACCGCCTGGGCACCGGCCGCGGACATCGTGACGGAGCCCCGGAGGAGGGACGATGAGCGTCGGACGACGGCTGGCGATGGGATCGGGGATGGCGGTCGTGATCCTCTCGGCCTATCCGAGGCGTCTCGCGGCGGAGCGCGCCGCCCGCGCCCTCGTGCGCGAAGGCCTCCTTGCCTGTGCCACGGTGACGCCCGGGGCGCGCGCCTTCTATCGCTGGAAGGGGAAGGACCGAGCCGCATCGACCACGCTCCTCTGGGGAAAGACGACCCGCGCCAAGGCAAGTGCCGCGGTGCGCGCCATCCACGAGAGTCATCCCGACGAGGTGCCGGAGATCCTGATCCTTCCGGTCGTGGGCGGACACGAACCCTACCTCGCCTGGGTTGAGAGCGAGGTGAAGGGGCCATGACCCCCGCGCGCAGGCCGCCTCCCGCCCGCCCGGTTCGACGCGGGCGCGACGAGGCCGGAGAGCTTCTCTTCCACAACGGACGCCTCGTCGACGCGCGACGTGCCGCCCGGCTTCCCGCGCCCGGACACGCGCGTCCGCTCCCGCGCGGCGGCGGAGAAGCCGTCTGGGTGCGGGGCGGCAGGATCGAGGCGGTCGGAACCTACGGCGCGCTCCGACGGCGCGCGGGCCGCTCGGCGCGCGGCATCGATCTCCGGGGCGGCACGCTCACTCCCGGCTTCACCGACGCCCACATCCATCTCATCACCTGGCGGCGCGCGCTGGACGAGCCGTGGCTGGAGGCGCAGACGCCCGAGGCGGTCGAGCGGGCGGTGGCGGCGCGCCTCGCCGAGGCCGGGGCACAGGAATGGATCCTGGTGCGCGGCTGGGTGCCTCGGGAGTGGCCCGCGGAGCGCCGGCGGCGCGCGATGCTCGACCGGCTCGCGCCCGGCCGCCCGCTCGTGCTCCAGGCGGTGGACGGGCACTCGGTCTGGGCGAATGGGGAGGCGCTGACCCGCGCCGGGATCGACGGAAGCACGCCCGATCCCTCCGGCGGGCGGATCGAGCGGGACGCCTCGGGAGGTCTCACCGGCATCCTCGTCGAGGCCGCCGACCGCCCGGTGCGCTCGGCGGTCGTGCATGGAGAGGACCCGGCCGTGACGCTGGGGCGGGCCCTGGCGCGCGCCCGCGCGCTCGGCATCACCAGCGCGCACGACTTCGACCGCTCGGCCACCTGGCGCGCGGCCCAGGATCTGGAGCGCAAGGGTTCGCTCGGGTTCCGGCTCCTGCTTTCGATCCCGCTCATCGCGCTCGACCAGGCGCTCGCGCTGGGTCTCCGGAGCGGCTTCGGGACCGAGCGCCTCCGGATCGGTCCCGTGAAGATGTTCGCCGACGGAACGCTGGGGTCGGCGACGGCGCTCCTCGAGGCGCCCTACGAGGGGTCGACCGATGCGGGGATCGAGGTCACCGATGCCGGCGCGCTGGCCGAGGGCTGCCGGCGGGCCGCCGAGGGCGGCCTCTCCGTCGCCATTCACGCGATCGGAGACCGGGCGGTCCGGCACGCGCTGGACGCCATCGAGACTCCCCTGAACGCCGGCCTCAGCTACCCGCTGCCGCCCCGGATCGAGCACGTCCAGCTCTTGCGATTCGAAGATCTTTCGAGATTTCGTTCCAGCGGTACTCTAGCTTCGGTCCAGCCCATCCACCAGGTGACCGACCGCACCGTCGCACGCGCCAAGTGGGGTGAGCGGACCGGACGTTCGTATGCCTACCGAGCGCTTCTCGGCGCCGGCGCCCCGCTCCTCTTCGGCTCGGACGCGCCGTTCGACCGCGCGGGGCCGCTGCTCGCGATCCAGGCCGCGCTCTCGCGGCGCGAGGCGGGGGAGGCGGACGCGATGTCGTATCATCCGGAGCAGCGGCTCCGGCTGACCCAGGCGCTCCGCGCGCACCTCGAGTCGTCGCACCTGGCCGCGGGGTGGGCGACGCCGCTCGGGAGGATCGAGGCCGGCTACGGAGCCGACCTGGTCCGTTTCGACCAGGATTTATGGTCCGTTCCGACCGATTCCTGGCACCAGGCGAGGGTCACCGGTGTTTGGGTGGGCGGAAGGCCGGAACCTATCGAAAAAATGTAGTTTTACGCGTCTCTCTTCTTGTCCCGGGACATCGTGCGCTGGTAGAATGTTTCTCGCGTCTCCCACCAGTCGTCGTCTCGCCGGGCGGACTCATCCGAAGGCCGCTCTTGAATGAAAACTGAACGTCTCGTCGGGCTCATCTCAGCGCTGCTTCTCGTCGTCGTCGCCGCACGTCCCGCTGCCGCGCAGTACTACGCCTTCGGCAAGAACAAGGTGCAGTACGAATCCTTCCAGTGGCACACGCTCCAGGGCGCCCACGTCGAGATCTACTACTACCCGGAGGAAGAGCCGCTCGCCCGGCTCGCTCTGGTGCTGGCCGAGCAGAGCTACGAGGACCTGACGAAGAAGTTCCAGCACGAGGTCGACCGGCCCGTGCCGATGATCGTCTTCGCCTCCCACCACCACTTCGAGCAGAACAACGTAAGTCCTTTCGTCATGCCCGAAGGCGTCCAGGGCTTCACGGAATACCTGAAGGGCCGCGTGGTCCTGCCCTACACCGGCTCCTACGCCGAATTCCGGCACGTGATCCATCACGAGATGGTGCACGTCTTCCAGTTCTCGATTCTCGACGAGGTCTACAAGAAGCACCGGAAGAGCACCTACCTCGTCCCGCCGCTCTGGTTCTCGGAGGGGCTCGCCGAGTACTGGTCGACCGAGTGGGACGCGCAGGGGACGATGGTCCTCTCCGACATGGTCCTCGAGGGACAGCTTCCGACGATCAACGAGCTCTGGCGCTACAACGGCACCTTCACGATCTACAAGCTGGGACAGTCGATCTGCCAGTACATCGGGGAGACGTACGGGCAGGACGCGCTTCGCCGCCTCTACACCGACGCCTACAAGGACGACCGCTTCGAGAAGCTGATCGGCCGGGTCACTGGCACTTCGGTGCAGAAGGTCTCCGAAGACTGGATCTACGCGATGAAGCGCCGCTACTACCCCGAGGTGAAGGATCACGTCTCGCTCGCTTCGGCCGCCGAGGAGCGCGCCGTCTCGCAGGGGGTCAACCTCAAGCCGGTGGCGGTGCCCGACTCGACGATCCTGGGCGGCTACCGCTACCTCTTCATGTCCGCCCGGAGCGGCTACACGAACATCTACTCGGCTTCGTGGAAGGGGCGCGAGCGCGACGTGAAGTCGGTCGTGCGCGGCCAGCGGACGGCGCAGTTCGAGTCGTTCCACCCCTTCCAGAGCCGGATCGACGCCAACCGGAAGGGCGAGCTGGCCTTCGTCTCCAAGTGGAACGAGGGGGACGCCCTCTTCGTGATGGATCTCGCCACGAAGAAGGTGACGATCAAGAAGCGCTTCGAGGGACTGACGACGCTGGCCTCGCCCGCGTGGTCGCCCGACGGCTCCGCCATCGCGTTCGCCGGGATCACGCCCTCGGGACAATCCGATCTGTATCTCTTCCGTCCGGCCACGGGCGAGCTGCAGCGGCTGACCCATGACGATTACGCCGACGCCGACCCCACCTGGTCGCCCGACGGCAAGACGATCGCGTTCGCCTCGGACCGCACCCGCTACGGCAAGGACGGGCACCAGAACCTGTTCCTCCTCGACGTGGCGAGCGGCGGCGTCCGCTACCTGACCTGCGGCCCCTGGATCGACCAGTCGCCGCGGTGGTCGCCCGACGGGAAGCGGATCGCGTTCGCGTCCGACCGCGACGGCGGCTTCAACCTGTACGCCGTCGACCCGCAGGGAAACGGCGCGCGCCTGACGAAGCTCCTCGGCACCGCGCTCGACCCGGCGTGGACGCCCGACGGCCGTTCGCTTCTCTTCACCGGCTTCCGGAAGCAGGGATTCGGGATCTACCAGCTCCCGGTCGAACCTGCCGCCCTTCCGGGCCCGTCCGCTCCGACGGCGTCGGCGCGCCCCTCGGCCCCGGGGACGTCCGCGAGCCTCGCTCCGGGCGCCATGGTGGCCGCCAATCCCGCTCCCGCGGCCTCCGGCGGCACGGATGCCTCGGCCAAGGCGGATCCCAAGTCCGCGGCCTCTGACGATCCAAAGCCCGCGGTCTCCGCCGACCCGAAGCCCGCGGCCGTGGCGGCCACGACGCCGGCCGCGCCGGCCGATTCCTTCCAGCTCGTGATGGAATCCGCCCCGCCGCAGTGGGGCTGGGACGAGACGCTGGCCCAGGCGACGCAGAAGCCCTCGACCTACGAGCCGCACTACGGGCTGGACCTGGTTTCGGGCGGCCTCTCCTTCACGCCCAGCGAGAACGGCGGCGAAGGGTTCGTGGGAGCCTTCAGCGACCTCCTCGGCAACCGCACCTTCGTCTTCCAGGTGGGGAACACGGCGGAGACGGCGGGGGACATCCTCTCGCGCATGAACGCGGGGGCCTGGTACATCAACCGCCAGCACCGCTGGAACTACGGCGTCGGGATCTTCCACCTCGCCGCCAACTACCGCGACGCCCTCGATCTCGACTACTTCGAGCGGAGGGCCGGCGGCTCGCTGGTCGCCTCCTATCCCTTCTCCCGGTTCAGCCGGGTCGAAGGGACGGCCGAAGCGTTCTACGATCAGAAGGAGCGCGAGGACGGCTCGATGCGCGAAGGGTTCCTCACGAGCCACTCGATCTCGCTCATCCGCGACAACACCCTCTGGTTCGCGACCGGCCCGCGCGACGGCTCCCGCTACAACCTGACCGGCTCGCTCACCACCAACTGGCGCACCGGCCACGCCGAGAACCTGACGCTGAGCGCAGACTACCGGCGCTACCTGCGCGTGAGCCAGTGGACGACGCTGGCGATGCGGGTGCAGGGGCGGGAATCGAACGGGGCCGACCCCGAGCGCTTCGTGATGGGCGGCACGCATTCGCTCCGCGGCTACGGCCGGCGCAGCATCTTCGGAACGAGGATGTACCTGGCCAATCTGGAGTACCGGTTCCCCCTCTTCGATCGCCTCGTGCTGGGGGCTCCGATCCGCGGCCTCGAGCTGCCGGGCGTGGAGGGCGCCGTGTTCGCCGACGCCGGGAACGCGTGGGAGAAGTTCGAGCCGTTCCCGAGCCCGAAGGGCTCCATGGGTTTGAGCCTTCGCATGAGCCTGGGCGGGTATATGGTTCTTCGCTATGACCTCGCCCGCCGCACCGATTTCAAGACCGTCCGACCGGGTTGGGAGAAGGAGTTCTATCTCGGGTTCGACTTCTGACCCGCGCGCGGCCCAGGGAAGGGCGTCCCG
Coding sequences:
- a CDS encoding BamA/TamA family outer membrane protein: MKTERLVGLISALLLVVVAARPAAAQYYAFGKNKVQYESFQWHTLQGAHVEIYYYPEEEPLARLALVLAEQSYEDLTKKFQHEVDRPVPMIVFASHHHFEQNNVSPFVMPEGVQGFTEYLKGRVVLPYTGSYAEFRHVIHHEMVHVFQFSILDEVYKKHRKSTYLVPPLWFSEGLAEYWSTEWDAQGTMVLSDMVLEGQLPTINELWRYNGTFTIYKLGQSICQYIGETYGQDALRRLYTDAYKDDRFEKLIGRVTGTSVQKVSEDWIYAMKRRYYPEVKDHVSLASAAEERAVSQGVNLKPVAVPDSTILGGYRYLFMSARSGYTNIYSASWKGRERDVKSVVRGQRTAQFESFHPFQSRIDANRKGELAFVSKWNEGDALFVMDLATKKVTIKKRFEGLTTLASPAWSPDGSAIAFAGITPSGQSDLYLFRPATGELQRLTHDDYADADPTWSPDGKTIAFASDRTRYGKDGHQNLFLLDVASGGVRYLTCGPWIDQSPRWSPDGKRIAFASDRDGGFNLYAVDPQGNGARLTKLLGTALDPAWTPDGRSLLFTGFRKQGFGIYQLPVEPAALPGPSAPTASARPSAPGTSASLAPGAMVAANPAPAASGGTDASAKADPKSAASDDPKPAVSADPKPAAVAATTPAAPADSFQLVMESAPPQWGWDETLAQATQKPSTYEPHYGLDLVSGGLSFTPSENGGEGFVGAFSDLLGNRTFVFQVGNTAETAGDILSRMNAGAWYINRQHRWNYGVGIFHLAANYRDALDLDYFERRAGGSLVASYPFSRFSRVEGTAEAFYDQKEREDGSMREGFLTSHSISLIRDNTLWFATGPRDGSRYNLTGSLTTNWRTGHAENLTLSADYRRYLRVSQWTTLAMRVQGRESNGADPERFVMGGTHSLRGYGRRSIFGTRMYLANLEYRFPLFDRLVLGAPIRGLELPGVEGAVFADAGNAWEKFEPFPSPKGSMGLSLRMSLGGYMVLRYDLARRTDFKTVRPGWEKEFYLGFDF